The Zavarzinella sp. sequence CCCCACCGCACTCAGTTGGCACCAAACAGTGGTAGATCAGCATGGCACGCACACTTGCAATAGGCGATATTCATGGTTGCATCAATGCGTTGCTGACATTGGAGAAATTTGTCGGCTTTCAGGAATCAGATACGATTATCACTTTAGGTGATTACGTAGACCGTGGGCCGAATTCCTGCGCGGTGATCGATTGGCTAATCTTTACGAATCAAAAACGAAAGCTGATCCCACTTCGTGGAAATCATGATCTGATGATGCTGAAAGCAAGCACAGATAGAAAATGGAAGCATGATTGGATGGCAGCAGGTGGAGAAGCTACTTTACGATCTTATTCTCCTTTTGATCATGACCCTGGCTCAATGGTAGACATCCCAGAAACTCACTGGGACTTTCTGGAAAACCATTTGCTGCCATACTATGAAACAGACACCCACATATTTGTTCATGCAAATCTATTGCCGGATCTGCCGATGTCCGAACAGCCGGAATACTACCTTTATTGGCAGGATTTTGATGATAACTCAGGACATGAAAGTGGGAAAATCATGGTGTGCGGCCATAATTCCCAAAAATCCGGTCGTCCAAAGTTGAACGGCAATGCTGTCTGTATTGATACATATGTTTATGGAAGTGGTTGGCTTACTTGCCTTGATGTCGGAACAGGGAAAGTTTGGCAATCAAACGAAAATGGCGACACTCGGGTGTACATTCTCCAGGAATATAACTACGACAATTGAAAATAAATCCCGTAATTCTCTGTAGCTTCGCATTATTACGGAGCATACATCGACTACAAGTTTCAATTACACGGGACATTCACAGGATATTTCAAATGCCAAAACGAAAACCCGCCCTCCGCCATGAAGACACTGGGAAATATGCAGAGTTATCGTTGCGGGCAAATCCAGATGGTCTCGTGCTGGTATTTTCACCAAGTTTGGCTGCATTGTTGTCAATCGCAGAACGAGAAAAACGGAAACCGCTCACGAAAACGGAAGTGAATCGAATCAAAGATAGTGCACCAGCGATTGCAGTCACGTCTGAGCAAGCTGCGGCATTGGTAGAAGACCGTGGGTATGAAGATGTTGACCCACAACGTGCCTTTGACAATTGGCAAGAGATGAATGAAGAGACATAGTCAATGGGTTTATTGATTGTCACGCAGTTCCTTGTAGAAAATAATTGTCTCGTGTACTGAGTTGGAAAACACAGTTGTCTTGAAGCCTTGCGAAATTCTGCAGATTTCGCCCAGCAACATATCCGGTAAAGAGATCATGAACAAGAATCTGCGCTTTGAAGATCAATTCCCTGCATTGACTTCAAAAGAACTTGCGAAAATTGAAAAACTACTAAAGAAACGGTTTGGTTACCCATCTATTCCACCAGAACTCAAGCAGTTTCTATTGGAACATAATGGTTGCAAGTTTCAATCATCAAAAAAAGATTCCGAAACAGGCATTAAGGTCAATTTGCCATTTTTGGAATATGCACCCGTAGCGGGTATCTTTGGCATCTGGCAAGACCGATTTGATGATGTGCAAAATCTCGATAGGGATTATCCGGAGTTGTTTGCCTCCAATGAGAATTCCAAAGAAAATTTCGATGTCCTGCCAGACAAAATGATGTCATTTGCGTTTGAACACATTGATACAGGCAGTTTATTTGCGGTTTCTGTGGCCGAAAGAGACTATGGTGTTGTGTACTATTATTATGATCAGTACATGTATTCGATTGTTGGGAGAATCCGTTCCATAGAGAAAATTGGCGATTGTTATTACAACCAGAAAATTGGAAAAATATTAGAGAAATACAAAGTCAACAAAGAAGACGTCTGTTCGAACGACGGCGTATATAGTGATCATATTCACGACGATGATTCACTCGATTTATCCGAAGAATGCAGGTTTGAACTCAGTC is a genomic window containing:
- a CDS encoding metallophosphoesterase family protein, which gives rise to MARTLAIGDIHGCINALLTLEKFVGFQESDTIITLGDYVDRGPNSCAVIDWLIFTNQKRKLIPLRGNHDLMMLKASTDRKWKHDWMAAGGEATLRSYSPFDHDPGSMVDIPETHWDFLENHLLPYYETDTHIFVHANLLPDLPMSEQPEYYLYWQDFDDNSGHESGKIMVCGHNSQKSGRPKLNGNAVCIDTYVYGSGWLTCLDVGTGKVWQSNENGDTRVYILQEYNYDN
- a CDS encoding SMI1/KNR4 family protein, translated to MNKNLRFEDQFPALTSKELAKIEKLLKKRFGYPSIPPELKQFLLEHNGCKFQSSKKDSETGIKVNLPFLEYAPVAGIFGIWQDRFDDVQNLDRDYPELFASNENSKENFDVLPDKMMSFAFEHIDTGSLFAVSVAERDYGVVYYYYDQYMYSIVGRIRSIEKIGDCYYNQKIGKILEKYKVNKEDVCSNDGVYSDHIHDDDSLDLSEECRFELSRTYFVPVAPTFAEFLNRLKAFKLED